The Patescibacteria group bacterium genome window below encodes:
- a CDS encoding class I SAM-dependent methyltransferase, with product MKIFDIGCSRGDDLLNIKNEFFKIGLDTDLHGLEINSVYAEEAVKRGISVASLDIEKDKLPYENNFFDIIVANQILEHVKEFFWINSEINRVLKPGGLYIIGVPNLASFHNRLLLLFGQQPTSIRTLGPHVRGYTKKDLVEAMTKHGGFRLLSSAGGNFYPFPPTLAKFLSKLFPSAAVSLFLVFEKTKESSFKEFLAVPLETNFKI from the coding sequence TTGAAAATATTTGATATTGGTTGTTCTCGAGGTGATGATTTGCTTAATATAAAAAATGAGTTTTTTAAAATTGGACTTGATACCGATTTACATGGGCTGGAAATAAACAGTGTTTATGCTGAAGAAGCGGTTAAAAGGGGGATATCAGTGGCTTCTTTGGATATTGAAAAAGATAAATTGCCTTATGAAAACAATTTCTTTGATATCATTGTCGCTAACCAGATTCTTGAGCATGTTAAAGAGTTTTTTTGGATTAATTCGGAAATTAACAGAGTTTTAAAGCCCGGTGGACTATATATCATCGGGGTGCCGAATTTAGCATCTTTCCATAATAGACTTTTATTATTATTCGGTCAGCAACCAACGTCGATTAGAACATTAGGGCCTCACGTTAGGGGTTATACGAAAAAAGATCTTGTTGAGGCCATGACTAAACATGGAGGCTTTCGTTTACTATCTTCGGCTGGTGGTAATTTTTATCCTTTCCCTCCTACTTTAGCTAAATTTTTAAGTAAACTTTTCCCTAGTGCTGCGGTTTCTCTTTTTTTAGTTTTTGAAAAAACCAAGGAGTCTTCTTTTAAAGAATTTTTAGCTGTACCTCTTGAAACTAATTTTAAGATATAA
- the rpmA gene encoding 50S ribosomal protein L27 — MAHKKAGGSTALGRDSIGKRLGVKLQDGQIAKPGCILIRQRGTKYHPGKNVRRGKDDTLYSETNGMVKFSSKKMKKFNGALKRSTVVSVVTE, encoded by the coding sequence ATGGCACATAAGAAAGCCGGCGGTTCTACCGCGCTGGGCCGCGACAGTATCGGAAAACGCCTGGGTGTTAAACTCCAGGACGGACAAATTGCCAAACCTGGTTGTATTCTAATTAGACAAAGGGGTACTAAATATCATCCTGGCAAAAATGTTCGACGCGGCAAAGATGACACTCTATATAGTGAGACCAATGGTATGGTTAAATTTTCTTCAAAGAAAATGAAAAAATTTAACGGCGCCTTGAAAAGATCAACCGTGGTGAGTGTTGTAACTGAATAA
- a CDS encoding integrase core domain-containing protein: MGKARNLQAEVIAMKKAILDKCVAKQIKGVEAAKLLGMHPKSLCRLKSLYMIHGEAILVPKKTGPKHGVAANRTPASLEQRVCDIAILNSRATTRAIADYFKERGIVLHPVTVYRILKRNRIRYNKDYLGLPRAKPKLYCLETPGLELQMDACYPFGRGRNLACFDAIDDCSRHVGAKLYERETCLNAIDFVKYLVATVPFTIRRLRVDNRYGKQLKAFCHTLGIEVVTIHAHCPQENGKIERFHKTLKEQFFWPQCGFYDSMELLSYKLNRWLAYYNNERKHYGFGMNGLTPKQKLAASLYHSICLLPREKVTLTLQTYIA; encoded by the coding sequence ATGGGAAAAGCTCGAAATCTACAAGCTGAAGTCATTGCTATGAAAAAAGCTATTCTAGACAAATGTGTCGCTAAACAAATAAAGGGGGTAGAGGCAGCCAAGCTCCTTGGCATGCATCCCAAATCATTATGCCGCCTAAAGTCACTCTATATGATTCATGGAGAAGCTATCTTGGTGCCAAAAAAGACCGGGCCAAAACATGGTGTAGCCGCTAACCGGACACCGGCTTCACTTGAGCAACGTGTCTGCGATATTGCCATCTTAAACTCTCGTGCCACCACCAGAGCCATTGCAGATTACTTTAAAGAACGTGGTATAGTTCTTCACCCCGTTACTGTCTACCGTATCCTTAAACGCAACCGTATCCGTTACAACAAGGATTACCTGGGACTACCAAGAGCCAAGCCTAAGCTCTACTGCCTTGAAACCCCCGGTTTAGAGCTGCAAATGGATGCGTGCTACCCCTTTGGCCGAGGACGAAATCTAGCCTGTTTTGACGCTATTGATGATTGCTCACGTCATGTTGGGGCAAAACTGTATGAGCGCGAGACCTGCCTTAATGCCATTGACTTTGTGAAATATCTGGTGGCAACCGTGCCCTTTACAATCCGGCGTCTTCGGGTAGATAACCGCTACGGCAAACAACTCAAAGCCTTTTGCCATACACTGGGCATTGAAGTCGTTACCATCCATGCTCACTGCCCCCAGGAGAACGGCAAGATTGAACGCTTTCACAAAACCCTAAAAGAGCAGTTCTTTTGGCCTCAATGTGGGTTTTATGATTCAATGGAGCTTTTGAGTTACAAACTGAACCGTTGGTTGGCGTATTACAATAACGAACGCAAGCATTATGGCTTTGGTATGAATGGACTTACCCCTAAGCAGAAACTAGCCGCCTCCCTTTACCATTCCATTTGCCTTTTACCCCGAGAAAAGGTAACATTAACCCTGCAAACGTACATTGCTTGA
- a CDS encoding DNA polymerase III subunit alpha, with the protein MSFVHLHVHSHYSLLDGLTKIDDLVAAAKADGAPAVALTDHGVMYGVIEFYEKCLKADIKPIIGVETYLAPASRHDRTTRAGEKNYFHLVLLAKNNTGYHNLVKLTSIAHVEGYYYRPRIDWEVLEKYSEGLIATSSCLAGEVPRLLLADQQDKALEKIRHYQKVFGKENFFLELQDHPEIPEQVKVNDLLIQLGKEHNIPLIVTNDVHYLRADDDEAQDILLCIQNGNRKEDTNRMSMMGVNFSFKAKEEIATAFAHVPEALENTVKIAEMCDVQLELGSVQLPHFEVPEGLDGLSYLRQLCIKGFPLRYGKTYEEIDQVYKERLDYELEVIAKMGWPSYFLIVADFVSWARSQGILVGPGRGSAAGSLVCYLTGITNLCPIEYNLIFERFLNPYRISMPDIDLDFADSRRGEVLTYVQNKYGHDHVAQIITFGTMAARAAVRDVGRVLNYPYDYCDKLSKTIPPMMKLKEALERSPDLRAMYREPEAGRIIDYALKLEGVARHSSVHACGVLITKNPLVDHVPIQYVSSSDKSLVSQYSLHPIEDLGLLKMDFLGLSNLTIIESAINIIKNTQGMVIDIDKIPLNDQKTYELFQKGETTGVFQFESSGMKRYLKELKPTEFEDIIAMVALYRPGPMEWIPDYIAGKHARKKTKYLHPKLEPILEVTYGVAVYQEQVLQIARALAGFSLGEADVLRKAVGKKIPELLAEQKEKFVEGCVKNGLNSKLAEEIFSFIEPFAGYGFNRSHAACYAMLGYQTAYLKANWPTEFMAALLTSDQQNSDRVAIEIEECRSMGITIQPPDLNESFDNFTVVMDQAGEGSDKKESKTIRFGLKAIKNVGEHISEIIISERKANGRFNDISDFLERINDKDLNRKSLESLIKAGALESFADRGVLLANVDYMIAFHKEAEQRRLSKQGTLFGATEASVMGIDLKQAPPASRQEKLSWEKELLGLYITEHPFSEYRPLLEGVITPLQALSSVPNGQETSIAGVVGLIKKIVTRKNESMIFVKLEDGLAVTELIIFPKLLNETSLIWETGKVILAQGSLSDKDGERKILVNRAVELTSANSTIAIREFKPKAPFRNSVPKPLDYRTAVNGYSPKKPEKSLTLIISNPTKVGEVGNDLKDIFASFPGTCPVFLNLSSNGETKVLKTNYLVEPHEELLNKLRRDFSDVLKIKTS; encoded by the coding sequence ATGTCTTTTGTTCACCTCCATGTCCATAGTCATTATTCTCTCCTTGACGGTCTAACCAAAATAGATGACTTAGTGGCAGCCGCTAAAGCCGACGGCGCTCCCGCAGTGGCGCTAACTGATCATGGAGTTATGTACGGTGTTATAGAGTTTTACGAAAAATGTCTTAAGGCTGATATTAAACCGATTATTGGAGTGGAAACATATTTAGCGCCCGCTTCCAGACATGATCGAACCACTCGTGCGGGTGAAAAAAATTATTTTCATTTAGTGCTATTGGCTAAAAATAATACAGGTTATCATAACCTGGTAAAATTAACCTCCATTGCTCATGTTGAGGGGTATTATTACCGTCCCCGTATAGACTGGGAGGTACTGGAAAAATATTCCGAAGGTCTTATTGCCACTAGTTCTTGTTTAGCAGGTGAGGTTCCTAGATTATTATTAGCAGATCAACAAGATAAGGCTTTGGAAAAAATAAGACATTATCAGAAAGTTTTTGGTAAGGAAAATTTTTTTCTGGAGCTCCAAGATCATCCTGAAATACCGGAACAAGTTAAAGTTAATGATTTATTGATTCAACTAGGTAAGGAACATAATATTCCTCTGATTGTTACCAATGACGTTCATTATCTAAGAGCTGATGATGATGAGGCCCAAGATATTTTGCTTTGTATCCAAAATGGTAACAGAAAAGAAGACACCAATAGAATGTCCATGATGGGAGTTAATTTCTCCTTTAAAGCTAAAGAAGAAATTGCCACTGCCTTTGCTCATGTGCCTGAGGCTCTTGAAAATACCGTTAAAATTGCCGAGATGTGTGATGTGCAACTTGAGTTGGGCTCTGTCCAGTTGCCGCACTTTGAGGTTCCCGAGGGTTTGGATGGCTTGTCTTATCTTAGACAACTATGTATTAAGGGTTTTCCATTGCGTTATGGTAAAACATACGAAGAAATTGATCAGGTATATAAAGAAAGACTTGATTATGAATTGGAAGTAATTGCTAAAATGGGCTGGCCTTCTTATTTTTTAATTGTGGCAGATTTTGTTAGCTGGGCTCGTTCACAAGGTATTTTGGTTGGTCCGGGTAGAGGTTCGGCCGCCGGCTCTTTAGTTTGTTATCTAACAGGTATTACCAATCTTTGTCCAATTGAATATAATCTGATTTTTGAACGTTTTCTTAATCCTTATCGTATCTCCATGCCTGATATTGATTTAGATTTTGCCGATAGCCGACGAGGTGAAGTTTTGACTTATGTACAAAATAAATACGGGCATGATCATGTGGCGCAGATTATTACCTTTGGTACCATGGCGGCTCGAGCAGCCGTACGAGATGTGGGAAGGGTTTTGAATTACCCTTATGATTATTGTGACAAACTCTCTAAAACCATACCGCCCATGATGAAACTCAAAGAAGCTCTTGAGCGTTCACCTGATCTACGAGCCATGTATCGTGAACCAGAAGCCGGAAGAATCATTGATTATGCGTTAAAACTGGAAGGGGTGGCTAGACACAGTTCAGTACACGCTTGCGGAGTTTTGATCACTAAAAATCCCCTAGTTGATCATGTACCGATTCAATATGTCTCTTCTTCGGATAAAAGTTTGGTTTCGCAGTATTCTCTTCATCCAATTGAAGATCTTGGGCTTTTAAAGATGGACTTTTTAGGGCTTAGTAACCTAACGATTATTGAATCAGCCATTAATATTATTAAAAATACCCAAGGGATGGTTATAGATATTGATAAGATACCCCTTAATGATCAGAAAACTTATGAGCTTTTCCAAAAAGGGGAGACTACCGGTGTTTTTCAGTTTGAATCAAGCGGCATGAAAAGATATCTTAAGGAACTTAAACCGACTGAATTTGAAGATATTATTGCTATGGTGGCTCTTTATCGTCCCGGGCCAATGGAATGGATTCCCGATTATATTGCTGGTAAGCACGCTCGTAAAAAAACTAAGTATCTTCATCCCAAACTTGAACCGATTCTTGAGGTTACTTATGGTGTAGCTGTTTATCAGGAACAGGTTTTGCAAATCGCCAGAGCACTGGCTGGCTTTAGCTTAGGAGAAGCTGATGTTTTACGTAAAGCGGTTGGTAAAAAAATACCAGAGCTTTTAGCCGAACAAAAAGAAAAATTTGTGGAAGGGTGTGTAAAGAATGGGCTTAATAGTAAGTTAGCTGAAGAAATTTTCTCCTTTATTGAACCTTTTGCTGGCTATGGTTTTAATCGTTCGCACGCCGCTTGTTATGCTATGTTGGGTTACCAAACCGCTTACCTTAAAGCCAATTGGCCAACTGAATTTATGGCCGCTCTTTTAACCTCAGACCAACAAAATAGCGATCGAGTGGCTATTGAAATTGAGGAGTGTCGCTCTATGGGTATTACTATCCAACCACCTGATCTTAACGAGTCCTTTGATAACTTTACAGTGGTAATGGATCAGGCAGGTGAAGGGTCGGATAAAAAAGAATCAAAGACCATTCGTTTCGGACTTAAAGCCATTAAGAATGTTGGAGAGCATATTTCGGAAATAATTATTAGTGAAAGAAAAGCCAATGGTCGTTTTAATGATATTTCGGATTTTCTTGAAAGAATTAATGATAAAGACCTTAATCGTAAGTCACTGGAAAGCTTAATTAAAGCTGGAGCTTTGGAAAGTTTTGCCGATCGAGGTGTTCTTTTAGCCAATGTTGATTACATGATAGCTTTTCATAAAGAGGCTGAACAACGTCGTCTTAGTAAGCAAGGCACTTTGTTTGGGGCCACAGAGGCTTCTGTTATGGGTATTGATTTAAAGCAAGCTCCACCAGCTTCCCGACAAGAAAAGTTATCTTGGGAAAAAGAATTACTAGGTCTTTATATTACTGAACATCCCTTTTCGGAGTATCGCCCCTTACTTGAGGGTGTCATAACGCCTCTACAAGCTCTGTCGTCTGTACCCAACGGGCAAGAGACGTCCATAGCTGGTGTAGTTGGTTTAATTAAGAAAATAGTAACCAGAAAAAACGAGTCAATGATTTTTGTTAAACTTGAAGATGGTTTGGCTGTTACTGAGCTGATAATTTTTCCTAAACTACTTAATGAAACTTCCCTAATCTGGGAGACCGGTAAGGTAATACTTGCCCAGGGCTCTTTATCTGATAAAGACGGAGAAAGAAAAATTTTAGTTAATAGAGCGGTTGAGTTAACTTCCGCTAACTCTACGATTGCCATTCGGGAGTTTAAACCAAAAGCACCTTTTAGAAATTCAGTTCCTAAACCTCTTGATTACCGAACGGCTGTTAACGGTTATAGTCCTAAAAAACCAGAAAAGTCTTTAACATTAATTATTAGTAACCCAACGAAGGTTGGTGAAGTTGGGAATGATTTAAAGGATATTTTTGCTTCTTTTCCTGGTACTTGTCCGGTTTTTCTTAATTTATCAAGTAACGGAGAGACTAAGGTTTTAAAGACTAATTACTTAGTTGAGCCACACGAGGAATTACTTAACAAGCTTCGTCGTGATTTTTCTGATGTCTTAAAAATCAAGACCTCTTAA
- a CDS encoding FISUMP domain-containing protein, whose translation MNINNKRAFTLVELLVVIAIIGVISTLATISFSNSRLSARDAKRLSDIRLMSNALELYYADHGSYPDEVDFQPGQSLISTDGQIIYLASVPDNPIPWTDGDCPEENYGYETSDGSSYLITTCLGGESATFAPGVITYSPEEGLIGQTPEGGGGGGPVASFNCGDPIEDDDGNEYNTVQIGTQCWMKENLKVGTMVNSQFNSPCVYISSVPGYSCQNNNAVIQKYCYGNNASNCETYGALYEWHQAMNLPTACANTNCSGSIQDPHQGICPTGWHIPTDEEFNTLELYTLATINSQNNQYPCSTGELTWSRCADNNGTEAGGPSGVGKSLKLGSNYSNDNLVGFSMLMSGGGSPSRSPSGGFNNVGFYGFLWLSDETSTINVLTRQLYSENRTIRRANAFNKLWALSVRCVKD comes from the coding sequence ATGAATATAAATAACAAAAGAGCTTTTACTCTTGTAGAACTCCTGGTAGTTATAGCCATTATTGGAGTAATTTCCACTTTAGCGACTATCTCTTTTTCCAACTCAAGACTATCCGCGAGAGATGCTAAACGTTTAAGTGATATTAGATTAATGTCTAATGCTTTGGAATTATATTATGCGGATCACGGAAGTTATCCTGATGAAGTTGATTTCCAACCCGGACAATCATTGATCAGTACAGATGGACAAATCATTTATTTAGCCTCTGTTCCCGACAATCCTATTCCCTGGACAGACGGGGATTGTCCTGAGGAAAACTATGGTTATGAAACATCAGATGGCTCTTCTTATCTTATAACAACTTGTCTTGGTGGAGAGTCTGCGACTTTTGCTCCTGGTGTTATTACTTATAGTCCCGAAGAAGGTTTAATCGGGCAAACTCCGGAAGGTGGCGGGGGCGGTGGACCTGTTGCTAGTTTTAACTGCGGTGATCCAATTGAAGATGATGATGGTAATGAATATAATACCGTTCAAATAGGTACACAATGTTGGATGAAAGAAAATCTTAAAGTCGGAACTATGGTAAATAGTCAATTTAATTCACCTTGCGTTTATATTTCGAGCGTGCCCGGGTATTCTTGTCAGAATAATAATGCTGTTATTCAAAAATATTGTTACGGAAATAACGCTAGCAATTGCGAAACTTATGGGGCCTTATATGAATGGCACCAGGCCATGAATTTGCCGACAGCGTGTGCTAATACTAACTGCTCTGGTAGTATTCAGGATCCGCATCAGGGCATTTGTCCAACTGGATGGCATATTCCGACAGACGAAGAATTTAATACCCTTGAACTATACACTCTTGCTACTATAAATAGTCAGAATAATCAGTACCCCTGTAGCACAGGAGAGCTAACTTGGTCTCGTTGTGCTGATAATAATGGCACTGAAGCAGGAGGGCCAAGTGGAGTTGGAAAATCCCTTAAACTTGGCTCTAATTATAGTAATGATAATTTAGTTGGATTTAGCATGTTGATGAGTGGCGGTGGTTCTCCGAGTCGTTCTCCCTCTGGCGGATTTAATAATGTGGGTTTTTATGGGTTTTTATGGCTATCAGATGAGACGAGTACTATAAATGTTTTAACTCGTCAATTATATTCGGAGAATAGGACAATTCGTCGAGCTAATGCTTTTAATAAATTATGGGCGCTTAGTGTTCGTTGTGTTAAAGACTAA
- the thrS gene encoding threonine--tRNA ligase encodes MSPLPLSTKRHSLAHLMAHAVQELYPDALFAIGPDIADGWYYDIDFPSSKPREEDFSALEEKMSELIKKDLPFKHSTMTIKEALVWAEENKQPYKIELINDLAAAGETEVSFYSVGAFTDLCRGPHVEHTGQISLDSFKLRSLAGAYWRGDEKRPMLTRLYGWAFNDKKALKGHLAMLKEAEKRDHRKLGKELDLFVFSELVGAGLPLWTPKGMVLRQVLDDFVWELRRAAGYEKVEIPHITRKELYETSGHWEKFKEELFIVNTRENHFFAMKPMNCPHHTQIFKRRKWSYRELPQRYANTTMVYRDEQTGELSGLQRVRSITQDDAHVFCAPEQVKEEILKIWEIIEKFYSAAGFELEVRLSFHDPESMDKYLGDPALWNKAEADLLSLLKEKNLEPTIGVGEAAFYGPKVDFMAKDSLGREWQLATVQLDMNLPERFDLTYITSEGKAEQVVMIHAAIMGSLERYISVLIEHYGGNFPVWLAPVQVKFLSVSENHTEACRTLTEELNQKGLRAEYDASGETVGNKIRKTSAEKVPYVIVVGDKELESGSWPVRSRGERESVEYKKEDFIEKIIKENKNRS; translated from the coding sequence ATGTCACCCTTACCACTCTCCACTAAACGCCACTCTTTAGCTCATCTTATGGCTCACGCAGTGCAAGAGCTTTATCCGGACGCTCTTTTTGCCATTGGTCCGGATATTGCTGATGGCTGGTATTATGACATTGATTTTCCTAGCAGCAAACCTAGGGAAGAAGATTTTTCTGCCCTGGAAGAAAAAATGTCTGAATTAATTAAAAAAGATTTGCCTTTTAAGCATTCTACGATGACGATTAAAGAGGCTTTGGTTTGGGCTGAAGAAAATAAGCAACCTTATAAAATAGAACTGATTAATGATTTAGCTGCTGCCGGCGAGACAGAAGTAAGTTTTTACTCGGTTGGTGCTTTTACCGATCTTTGTCGAGGGCCTCATGTAGAGCATACCGGACAAATTTCTTTGGATAGTTTTAAATTACGTAGCTTAGCCGGTGCCTATTGGCGAGGAGATGAAAAGAGACCAATGTTAACTCGTTTATATGGTTGGGCCTTTAATGATAAGAAAGCCCTTAAAGGCCACTTAGCTATGCTTAAAGAAGCGGAAAAAAGAGACCATCGCAAGTTAGGTAAAGAGCTGGATTTATTTGTTTTTTCCGAGCTAGTGGGAGCTGGACTGCCTTTATGGACACCCAAGGGTATGGTGTTAAGACAGGTTCTAGATGACTTTGTTTGGGAATTAAGGCGAGCGGCTGGTTATGAAAAAGTGGAGATTCCACATATTACCAGAAAAGAACTTTACGAAACTAGTGGACACTGGGAAAAATTTAAAGAAGAACTTTTTATAGTTAACACCAGAGAAAACCATTTTTTTGCCATGAAGCCGATGAATTGTCCTCATCATACGCAGATTTTTAAACGTCGTAAATGGAGCTACCGAGAATTACCTCAGCGTTATGCTAATACGACTATGGTTTATCGTGATGAACAGACCGGTGAGTTATCTGGTTTACAAAGAGTAAGAAGTATTACTCAAGATGATGCCCATGTTTTTTGCGCCCCAGAACAAGTTAAAGAAGAGATTTTAAAAATTTGGGAGATTATTGAAAAATTTTATTCAGCCGCTGGTTTTGAATTGGAAGTTCGTTTATCTTTTCATGATCCCGAGTCTATGGATAAATACTTGGGTGACCCGGCTCTTTGGAATAAAGCTGAAGCGGATTTGTTAAGTTTACTTAAAGAGAAAAATCTTGAACCAACAATTGGAGTTGGTGAAGCCGCTTTTTATGGCCCTAAGGTTGATTTTATGGCCAAAGATTCTTTAGGAAGAGAGTGGCAATTAGCCACTGTTCAGCTGGATATGAACCTGCCCGAACGTTTTGATCTAACTTATATAACTTCTGAGGGGAAGGCTGAACAAGTGGTAATGATTCACGCCGCTATTATGGGTTCTTTGGAAAGATATATTTCCGTCTTAATAGAGCACTATGGCGGAAACTTTCCGGTTTGGTTGGCACCTGTACAAGTTAAATTCTTGTCTGTTTCGGAAAACCATACAGAAGCTTGTCGAACCTTAACCGAAGAATTAAATCAAAAAGGCTTAAGGGCTGAATATGATGCTTCCGGGGAAACGGTTGGTAACAAAATAAGGAAGACTTCAGCGGAAAAAGTACCTTATGTTATTGTGGTGGGGGATAAAGAACTCGAGTCAGGTAGCTGGCCGGTCCGTAGTAGAGGAGAAAGAGAGTCGGTTGAATATAAAAAAGAGGACTTTATAGAGAAAATAATTAAAGAAAATAAAAATAGGTCTTAA
- a CDS encoding PEGA domain-containing protein, with protein sequence MSLTYRRLIFLFFVLLFIIIVPIVYLYATGQTVNWNRKELEKNSNLIIESRPSQAKITLDKEPLISKLGNRMLGGTAYLTKAKITNLKPGEYNALLEKEGYRDWQGRFTIYPGQALVIGPVQLFKDTSPKLLYETSSEGKLSSSPNNTQLVLEKDSSVIIMDPNQPDKAKTYSLERQVEIKDGEEGKNESSSELQWSIGQKFILKDLMVVDLVQQKVIDLSSILDAKASRLRWDDKNDHWLYYLTNQGVYRYDLINKQISLIHLANGQKINDYLPKNERLYLLIGETAADRRVIMKQLNNGEREFEMPLPIDGQPRFVNLNNEEIVIFEERNKKFYYLEEPIRLIFRFRVSEGPSQVVIHSRQGNKLWYATPLEIRKWEDGNDNLISRLGEPVLALSGLSVSDYLVVATSKEIVLQPIYNDPLLPYLNLVKADNLQNILVQSNGLIYFYGTYQEKSGIFSLEIL encoded by the coding sequence ATGTCTCTTACTTATAGACGTTTGATTTTCCTCTTTTTTGTTCTTTTGTTTATCATTATCGTACCAATAGTTTATCTTTATGCTACCGGTCAAACAGTTAACTGGAACAGAAAAGAGTTGGAAAAAAATTCTAACTTGATAATAGAAAGCCGTCCGAGCCAAGCTAAAATTACCCTGGATAAAGAACCTCTAATTAGTAAACTGGGTAATCGCATGCTAGGAGGTACTGCTTACTTAACTAAAGCCAAAATAACTAACCTAAAACCCGGTGAATATAACGCTCTTTTAGAAAAAGAGGGCTACCGAGACTGGCAAGGTCGCTTTACGATTTATCCGGGACAAGCTTTGGTTATAGGTCCAGTACAACTTTTTAAAGACACTTCCCCTAAGTTACTCTATGAGACATCCAGTGAAGGAAAATTATCTTCTTCACCAAACAATACTCAACTAGTCCTAGAAAAAGATTCTTCAGTAATTATTATGGATCCTAATCAACCGGATAAAGCAAAAACTTATTCATTAGAAAGACAAGTAGAAATTAAAGATGGAGAAGAAGGAAAAAATGAAAGTTCTTCTGAGCTCCAATGGTCAATCGGACAAAAATTTATCTTAAAAGACTTAATGGTGGTTGATTTAGTGCAACAAAAAGTAATTGATCTTTCCTCAATACTGGATGCTAAAGCTTCGCGACTGCGCTGGGATGATAAAAACGATCATTGGCTTTACTATCTAACTAATCAGGGTGTTTATCGTTATGATCTTATAAACAAACAAATTTCTTTAATACACTTAGCTAATGGACAAAAGATTAATGATTATTTACCAAAAAACGAGAGACTCTACCTTTTAATTGGTGAAACAGCCGCCGATAGACGAGTGATAATGAAACAGCTTAATAATGGAGAAAGGGAATTTGAAATGCCTCTGCCAATTGATGGACAACCTCGTTTCGTAAATTTAAACAATGAAGAAATAGTTATTTTTGAAGAAAGAAATAAAAAGTTTTATTATCTGGAAGAGCCGATAAGGTTAATTTTCAGATTCAGGGTTAGTGAAGGTCCAAGCCAAGTAGTTATTCACAGTCGACAAGGTAATAAACTTTGGTATGCCACGCCGTTGGAAATAAGAAAATGGGAGGATGGTAATGACAACCTGATCTCTCGTCTTGGTGAGCCGGTTTTAGCTTTGTCCGGCTTGTCGGTTAGTGATTACTTAGTTGTTGCGACTAGTAAAGAAATAGTTTTACAACCTATTTATAACGATCCCTTACTACCCTACCTAAACCTAGTTAAAGCGGATAATTTACAAAATATCTTAGTTCAATCCAATGGACTGATATACTTCTACGGAACCTATCAAGAAAAAAGCGGTATTTTCTCACTGGAAATATTGTAA